A region from the Dermacentor andersoni chromosome 11, qqDerAnde1_hic_scaffold, whole genome shotgun sequence genome encodes:
- the r-l gene encoding uridine 5'-monophosphate synthase isoform X1: MGETLACELVDAGAVKFGTFTLKSGITSPFYVDLRVSVSYPKLLVCILQLVDLAWILQHDIADAVVAKIKEDKIEGDLLCGVPYTALPIATCVSMATEQPMVMVRKEVKAYGTKRPIEGTFHPGQKCIIIEDIVSSGSSIIEIAQALSAAGLVVTDAVVFLDREQGGKENLLKWNIQLHSIFRITTIMKKLVAKKRLSEEMANQVATFVQTVKAPLVPSLVLPSPSKENYAHRSQVARCLLAKRLLGLMDQKQTNLAVAVDVTSTDKLLQLADQLGPHICIFKTHVDLLEDFSLDAMMRLRALATKHDFLIMEDRKFADIGQTVQVQYTSGPFSTRLWSDMVTAHSLPGPGILTALQQASGPEQACVLIAQMSSSGTLTTKGYTDATVKMAEDFPDFVLGFVCQSRVSHNPEHIHMTPGVRLDASGDSLGQQYCDPASAVTERGADIIIVGRGIVAAANPEEAALRYKKAAYDAYLSTLAVK; encoded by the exons ATGGGAGAAACTCTGGCGTGCGAGTTGGTTGACGCCGGAGCCGTCAAGTTCGGCACGTTCACGCTGAAGAGTGGCATAACCTCTCCGTTCTACGTGGACCTCCGAGTATCCGTGAGCTACCCGAAACTACTTGTATGTATACTCCAACTTGTCGACCTAGCATGGATATTACAA CATGACATCGCCGATGCTGTCGTCGCCAAGATCAAAGAAGACAAAATCGAGGGCGACCTTCTGTGCGGGGTTCCATACACGGCGCTTCCCATTGCTACG TGTGTGTCGATGGCAACGGAGCAACCTATGGTAATGGTCCGCAAAGAAGTCAAGGCATACGGCACGAAACGCCCAATTGAGGGAACCTTCCATCCTGGCCAGAAGTGCATCATTATCGAGGATATCGTCAGCAGTGGATCTAGCATCATTGAGATTGCTCAG GCGCTTTCCGCAGCTGGCCTGGTGGTGACCGACGCTGTGGTGTTTTTGGACCGTGAACAAGGTGGAAAAGAGAACCTGCTCAAGTGGAACATTCAGCTACACAG CATCTTTCGCATCACGACCATCATGAAGAAGCTGGTGGCCAAGAAGCGCCTGAGCGAGGAAATGGCCAACCAGGTGGCTACCTTCGTGCAGACGGTCAAGGCGCCCCTGGTGCCTTCCCTCGTTTTGCCTTCTCCCAGCAAG GAGAACTATGCCCACCGGAGCCAGGTTGCCCGCTGCCTGCTTGCCAAACGCCTTCTGGGTCTGATGGACCAGAAGCAGACCAACCTGGCGGTTGCCGTCGACGTCACCAGCACCGACAAATTGCTGCAG CTAGCAGACCAGTTGGGCCCACACATCTGCATCTTCAAGACCCATGTGGACTTGCTGGAGGACTTCAGCCTGGACGCCATGATGCGTCTGCGGGCGCTTGCCACCAAACATGACTTCCTGATCATGGAGGACAG GAAGTTTGCAGACATTGGGCAGACGGTGCAAGTGCAGTACACCAGCGGTCCGTTTTCCACGCGGCTCTGGTCGGACATGGTGACCGCTCACTCACTCCCAGGACCGGGGATCCTGACCGCACTGCAGCAG GCCAGCGGACCAGAGCAGGCTTGCGTTCTCATCGCACAGATGAGCTCTTCCGGCACGCTCACAACCAAGGGCTACACTGACG CCACTGTAAAGATGGCCGAGGACTTTCCAGACTTCGTGCTGGGCTTTGTGTGCCAGTCGCGAGTCTCCCACAACCCAGAACACATCCACATGACACCGG GTGTGCGGCTGGATGCCAGTGGGGACAGCCTCGGGCAGCAGTACTGTGACCCCGCATCTGCCGTGACCGAGCGTGGTGCTGACATCATCATTGTGGGACGGGGCATCGTGGCTGCGGCCAACCCCGAGGAGGCTGCGCTGCGCTACAAGAAGGCTGCTTACGACGCCTACCTGTCTACGCTGGCCGTGAAATAG
- the r-l gene encoding uridine 5'-monophosphate synthase isoform X2, which translates to MGETLACELVDAGAVKFGTFTLKSGITSPFYVDLRVSVSYPKLLHDIADAVVAKIKEDKIEGDLLCGVPYTALPIATCVSMATEQPMVMVRKEVKAYGTKRPIEGTFHPGQKCIIIEDIVSSGSSIIEIAQALSAAGLVVTDAVVFLDREQGGKENLLKWNIQLHSIFRITTIMKKLVAKKRLSEEMANQVATFVQTVKAPLVPSLVLPSPSKENYAHRSQVARCLLAKRLLGLMDQKQTNLAVAVDVTSTDKLLQLADQLGPHICIFKTHVDLLEDFSLDAMMRLRALATKHDFLIMEDRKFADIGQTVQVQYTSGPFSTRLWSDMVTAHSLPGPGILTALQQASGPEQACVLIAQMSSSGTLTTKGYTDATVKMAEDFPDFVLGFVCQSRVSHNPEHIHMTPGVRLDASGDSLGQQYCDPASAVTERGADIIIVGRGIVAAANPEEAALRYKKAAYDAYLSTLAVK; encoded by the exons ATGGGAGAAACTCTGGCGTGCGAGTTGGTTGACGCCGGAGCCGTCAAGTTCGGCACGTTCACGCTGAAGAGTGGCATAACCTCTCCGTTCTACGTGGACCTCCGAGTATCCGTGAGCTACCCGAAACTACTT CATGACATCGCCGATGCTGTCGTCGCCAAGATCAAAGAAGACAAAATCGAGGGCGACCTTCTGTGCGGGGTTCCATACACGGCGCTTCCCATTGCTACG TGTGTGTCGATGGCAACGGAGCAACCTATGGTAATGGTCCGCAAAGAAGTCAAGGCATACGGCACGAAACGCCCAATTGAGGGAACCTTCCATCCTGGCCAGAAGTGCATCATTATCGAGGATATCGTCAGCAGTGGATCTAGCATCATTGAGATTGCTCAG GCGCTTTCCGCAGCTGGCCTGGTGGTGACCGACGCTGTGGTGTTTTTGGACCGTGAACAAGGTGGAAAAGAGAACCTGCTCAAGTGGAACATTCAGCTACACAG CATCTTTCGCATCACGACCATCATGAAGAAGCTGGTGGCCAAGAAGCGCCTGAGCGAGGAAATGGCCAACCAGGTGGCTACCTTCGTGCAGACGGTCAAGGCGCCCCTGGTGCCTTCCCTCGTTTTGCCTTCTCCCAGCAAG GAGAACTATGCCCACCGGAGCCAGGTTGCCCGCTGCCTGCTTGCCAAACGCCTTCTGGGTCTGATGGACCAGAAGCAGACCAACCTGGCGGTTGCCGTCGACGTCACCAGCACCGACAAATTGCTGCAG CTAGCAGACCAGTTGGGCCCACACATCTGCATCTTCAAGACCCATGTGGACTTGCTGGAGGACTTCAGCCTGGACGCCATGATGCGTCTGCGGGCGCTTGCCACCAAACATGACTTCCTGATCATGGAGGACAG GAAGTTTGCAGACATTGGGCAGACGGTGCAAGTGCAGTACACCAGCGGTCCGTTTTCCACGCGGCTCTGGTCGGACATGGTGACCGCTCACTCACTCCCAGGACCGGGGATCCTGACCGCACTGCAGCAG GCCAGCGGACCAGAGCAGGCTTGCGTTCTCATCGCACAGATGAGCTCTTCCGGCACGCTCACAACCAAGGGCTACACTGACG CCACTGTAAAGATGGCCGAGGACTTTCCAGACTTCGTGCTGGGCTTTGTGTGCCAGTCGCGAGTCTCCCACAACCCAGAACACATCCACATGACACCGG GTGTGCGGCTGGATGCCAGTGGGGACAGCCTCGGGCAGCAGTACTGTGACCCCGCATCTGCCGTGACCGAGCGTGGTGCTGACATCATCATTGTGGGACGGGGCATCGTGGCTGCGGCCAACCCCGAGGAGGCTGCGCTGCGCTACAAGAAGGCTGCTTACGACGCCTACCTGTCTACGCTGGCCGTGAAATAG